AAGCGTTGTATTCTGTTAACTTGAGATCGCTGATATAACGCTTAAATCTTTCGTGGGGGAGTTCAGGAAGATCGCGTTTCACCTTTTCGATATATTCCTTTGTCAGGATAATGGGAGGTAGATCGGGCTCAGGGAAGTAACGGTAGTCTCGTGCTTCCTCTTTAGAGCGCATGAGAATCGTCTCTTTTTTATCAAGATCCAGACGAACAGTACTACTTGGAACGACAATATTAGGGTCCTCGTGGGGACGTTCAGTATAGGCACGAATCTGTCTACGAATCTCTGATTTAATTCCCATTTCCATATAGCTAAATGAATTGAGGTTTTTAATTTCGACTTTGTTTCGAAGTGTTTTATCTCCCTTGGGTCGAACTGAAACATTGGTATCGATTCGCATCGACCCTTCTTCCATATTGCAGTCAGACACATCGAGATATTCCATAATAGCCTTTAGTGTTGTCGCAAACGCTGTTGCATCGGCTGGGGAGGACATACAGGGCTCAGAAACAATCTCTAAGAGGGGAACGCCTGCTCGGTTATAATCAACTCCAGCAAAGTCTGAAAAGTGTTTCAGCATGCCTGCATCATCTTCAAGGTGGGCATGGTGAATTGCAAATGTTTTTGATTTTCCCTCAACATCTGCTATGACTTCTCCTCCAATAACAATGGGCATATCGAATTGAGTGATTTGGAAGTTTCGAGGAGAGTCAGGGTAGAAATAGGATTTTCGGTCAAATTTACTAAATTCAGCAATCTGAGCATTAACAGCACATCCAAAACGCACTGCGATCTCCACAGCCTCTTTATTCAGAACAGGTAGAGCACCAGGCTGCCCGGTATCAACGACCTCAATATTTGTATTGGGTTCATCACCGAATCGGTTGGGAGAACGGGCAAATATTTTCGAACGAGTCTTTAGTTGCGCATGAACTTCAAGGCCAATAACGGGTTCCCATTCTTCATAAGAGATATGACTCATACTGCAGACTCCTTGTCAAAAAGGGGAGGGATGAATCCCGTTAAGTTAAGCGCTTTTTCAAATTGATAGGCAAAGTGCATGACTTTTCCATCAGACATTTGTGGCCCTAGAAACTGTAGACCATGAGGGAGGTCATTGCCATTTTTTCCCGAAGGAACACTAATTGCTGGCAATCCTGCCAAATTTGCTCCAACTGTATAGAGGTCTTGCAAATACATTTCTAGAGGATCACGAATTCCGGCAATTTCAAAAGCTGGCGAAGGGGTGACTGGCATTGCTATAACGTCACAAATCTCAAAGGCTTTCTTGTACTCTTGAATCATCAGTGTTCGAATCTTCTGGGCCTTTTTATAATAGGCATCTTGAAATCCTGAAGAGAGGACAAAAGTTCCAAGAAGGATCCTTTGCTTCACCTCCGGCCCGAACCCTTCTTCCCGAGATAAATCGTAGATTTCATCCAGATTTTTTGCACTTTCAGAGCGTTTTCCAAAACGGATGCCATCAAATCGGGCAAGGTTTGTTGAAGCCTCTGCGGTTGACAAGATGTAGTAAATTGGAATCGAGTACTTTAATTTGGTGAGCTTGATTTCAACAAGTTTTACGCCGGTTTTTTTTAGGACATCTAAGGCCTCTTCAAAGACTTTTCTGGCGCCATCAGATAGTTCATCTAGAAAGCCCCACGGTACACCGACAGTCTTTCCCTGGATCGAGGTTTCTAAGTGGTCAAGATAGTTTTCTGGAGTCTTTTTCACATTCGTTGCATCAAAGTCGCAAGGACGACCCATCACTTCCATCATCAAAGCGATGTCTTTTACGGAGTTTGCAAATGGACCAATTTGGTCGAGTGAGGAGCCAAAGGCAACGAGGCCATGACGGGAGACTCGTCCGTAGGTGGGTTTGAATCCTACGGTTCCTGTAAACGCAGCAGGCTGACGAATCGATCCACCCGTGTCACTGCCGAGAGCTATTGGGGCAAGCCTTCCGCCAACGGCTGCAGCAGATCCTCCTGAGGATCCTCCTGGAGCACAGGAAAGATTCCATGGGTTTCTCGTCGTTTGATATGCTGAATGTTCTGTTGATGAGCCCATCGCAAACTCATCCATATTGGTTTTGCCAATCACAAGACCATCCTGCTCTTCAATCAAGCGGACTGCTGTTGCATCAAATGGAGCGACATAGTTTGATAAGAACTTGGAACCACATGTTGTGACTTCTCTTTTAATCTGAATGTTGTCTTTAATAGCTATAGGAATCCCAGCTAATTTTCCAACAGGAGCTCCGGTTGCACGTTTTACATCAAGTTCTTCAGCTTTTGCCATAGCGCGGTCAGAGAAAACATTTATGAATGATTCAAGGTCCGAATCCAATGTTTGGATACGTTGTAGATAATAGGACGTGATTTCAGAGGCGGTGAGCTCTCCTTTTACAAAGGCATCATGAAGTTGTAGGGCAGATTTAAGATACATGGCTACTCAAAATTTAATGACAGTTGGAACGCGGATCATTCCGCCAACATGAGAAGGACTATTATCGAGGAATGTTTTCCTATCGAGAGATTGATCTGGCTCATCTTCTCGAGTAACCGACTCCATTTCTTCACTGACATGGTTACACACAGGGACGCCTTCGGTATCAACCTCTTCCATTTGGTCGATATAACCTAGGATAGACTGGAGGTTGTTAAGAAGCGTTTCTAACTCTTCTTCGCTGCAGTTGATCCGACACAGCTTGGTCAGATCGATAAGTGTTTCTTTGTCTAATTTCGTCACAATGCAAAATGGTAATTGAATTCTTCTATAAAGTCAACAACGGAAGCGCCCTAAGGAGCTTCCGTTGTCATAGAGAAGGTTTCAACCACTAGTAGTGGTTTTGATTTCCCAGTCCCCAGTTACATTCGGGAAAAGGTGTTCCGTTAGGAATAGTGGTGAAATCATGTAGGACAATATTGTTAACAGGGCTTACCCAGTTCCCATCAAAATTCTTGAAGGTAAGTTGTTCCAAAAATCCAAACCGGAGTTTTGAGTTGTTATGGGGGGAGCTTAGGAAATCAAGGAAGTTTTGTAGATTCCAGTTTCCAAAAAAGCGAGACTCCTTAGCTTCAAAATCAGTAGCTTCAAAATCAGTGCTAAATACGTAGTAGATTTTAGTGCGTATGAAATTTGAGAGTTGGGGAGAACCCCAGGCTACAGGTGTTGCTGTAATGTAATACTCAACTTTTTCAATAGTCTCAGTTGTACTAAATGTTGAGGTAAGCTTTAAGGCTTTGTTATTTTCGGGCTGAGCTGCGATAGTCTTTCGAATTCTCCTAGCAGCAGCAGGAGGACGCACCTCGATGAACCCTCCCTCGACAAACTGCCCTTGCTTATAATTTCCTCCACCAGTTCTGAAGAAAGTATACAGACCAGAAACGTCTGAGGACCCTCTAATATTAGAAATTTTTCCAGGGCCTACACAAAAAGGAGTCCCTCTAAAATTTCTTCCAAGATCTTCAATCAATGCTTTAACGGCTTCTCGATTGGGTTCAGCTGGATCTGGCAAAATGGAATGGTTTTGGTAGATGGATTCCACAAGGCGTTTATCAGCCATCTTCAAGTAAACAGTGTCGAGTAGGGGGCTGTTGATATCGCTGC
The window above is part of the Candidatus Neptunochlamydia sp. REUL1 genome. Proteins encoded here:
- the gatB gene encoding Asp-tRNA(Asn)/Glu-tRNA(Gln) amidotransferase subunit GatB, whose protein sequence is MSHISYEEWEPVIGLEVHAQLKTRSKIFARSPNRFGDEPNTNIEVVDTGQPGALPVLNKEAVEIAVRFGCAVNAQIAEFSKFDRKSYFYPDSPRNFQITQFDMPIVIGGEVIADVEGKSKTFAIHHAHLEDDAGMLKHFSDFAGVDYNRAGVPLLEIVSEPCMSSPADATAFATTLKAIMEYLDVSDCNMEEGSMRIDTNVSVRPKGDKTLRNKVEIKNLNSFSYMEMGIKSEIRRQIRAYTERPHEDPNIVVPSSTVRLDLDKKETILMRSKEEARDYRYFPEPDLPPIILTKEYIEKVKRDLPELPHERFKRYISDLKLTEYNASILVNDKQLSDYYEEALKVCKNASALCNWVTVEFVGRFKDSGTPLYKSGIHPEHIAALVSFIDSKKITGRIAKEVADIMAKTPGRDPEIIIKENPNFQAVHDTSAIEPFVDEVLGANQQSIEDFRNGKDKAFNFLVGQVMKLSKGKASPDVVKELIIKKIS
- the gatA gene encoding Asp-tRNA(Asn)/Glu-tRNA(Gln) amidotransferase subunit GatA is translated as MYLKSALQLHDAFVKGELTASEITSYYLQRIQTLDSDLESFINVFSDRAMAKAEELDVKRATGAPVGKLAGIPIAIKDNIQIKREVTTCGSKFLSNYVAPFDATAVRLIEEQDGLVIGKTNMDEFAMGSSTEHSAYQTTRNPWNLSCAPGGSSGGSAAAVGGRLAPIALGSDTGGSIRQPAAFTGTVGFKPTYGRVSRHGLVAFGSSLDQIGPFANSVKDIALMMEVMGRPCDFDATNVKKTPENYLDHLETSIQGKTVGVPWGFLDELSDGARKVFEEALDVLKKTGVKLVEIKLTKLKYSIPIYYILSTAEASTNLARFDGIRFGKRSESAKNLDEIYDLSREEGFGPEVKQRILLGTFVLSSGFQDAYYKKAQKIRTLMIQEYKKAFEICDVIAMPVTPSPAFEIAGIRDPLEMYLQDLYTVGANLAGLPAISVPSGKNGNDLPHGLQFLGPQMSDGKVMHFAYQFEKALNLTGFIPPLFDKESAV
- the gatC gene encoding Asp-tRNA(Asn)/Glu-tRNA(Gln) amidotransferase subunit GatC codes for the protein MTKLDKETLIDLTKLCRINCSEEELETLLNNLQSILGYIDQMEEVDTEGVPVCNHVSEEMESVTREDEPDQSLDRKTFLDNSPSHVGGMIRVPTVIKF